The Rhodococcus sp. ABRD24 genome contains the following window.
CCGGCTCGACGCTGGGCACTGTCGGGTGCCGCACTGGCTCTCGTTCTGGTGATCGGAGCACTCGGCGCCGGAGCGCCGGGCGACGGGGCCGTCGGACTCGGGCTTCTTCTTCCGATGATTCTGTGTGGAGCGCTCGCTGCGGTTGCCCCGGTTGCAATTCCGGCGATCGTGGGACTGTTGGCGAGGTCCTTGGACCTCATTCGCGGTAGGCGCGACGGAACGGTCCACCTCGCGACCCGAACTGCGCGCTCCGCTCGTGCAGCTACGACGGTCCTCGCTGTGCCTGCATTGCTGTTCGTCGGCATAGCAGGCTCGGTACTGGTCACGATCGGTGCCGACAACACCGCCGTGGACCTTGCCACCCGCGAAGAGGTTCGTGCGGACTTCGTGGTCACGAATCCTCCCGCGGACATCAACTGGGCCTCCGTGCCCGACGCTGTGGTGGACGCGTCGTTGTCAACCGAACTGGTCACCACCGATCGCGACACTGCAATCGGGTTGGACGCAGCAGGGATCGAACCGGTGCCGTTCTCGAGCACCCGCTCGGTTCGTGTCCTGGACGGTCGCCTCGAGGACATGACCGGCGGGCCGGTTCCAGGCGTCGCGCTCAGTGCACAGGCAGCCTCGGACGACGATTACGCCGTGGGGCAGGAGCTTCGATTCGCCACAGGTGACGGGGTACTGCACAACCTGCCGATCGTCGCGATCGTACAAGGGAGCCCCACACTGGTGCCCTCGATTCTCGTTCCGAGAGAGTGGCTGGCCGCGAACGCCCCCGACGCCGTCGCAGGGCCTGCGTTCGTCGCAGCCGCCGAGGGCGTCGATGCCGATGAGATTCTGTCGTCGGTACGCGCTGCGGTGCCCGGCGAGCAGGTGCTGGGTGTAGCCGAATGGCTGTCGACGTCGAGTTCGGAGTACGCATCGGGGGATCTGGCCGGTGTGATCGTGGTGCTCCTTCCAGCCGGTTTGTTCTGCTTCCTCGCAACCGTCAACGCGACGCTCATGTGGTCGACAACTCGGAGTGGAACCCGCCGTGGTCTGACGCGCCTCGGAGTGTCCGCTCGAGCGGGGCTTCGAATCGAACTGCTCAGCGCGGTCCTGCTCATGAGCGGAGGCCTGGTCACGGGCCTCGCGGTCACCGCAGTCACAGGGGTGATGGTTCGCACCGCGCTGCTGGGAAGTCCATTGGCGGAACCGAGTTCGCTGTCGATATTGTCGCTGGCCTTCGTCGTGGGCATTCCGGTCGCGGCCGTGGCGGCTCCTGTTCTGGTGACTCGGCTGAGGAAACCTGGGACCGGTCGGCGCGCGGAAGACCCGGTCGTGCGGAGCAGGCAGCGTCATGCGGCGTCGGATCTACAGAACTGAGCAGTTTTGCACGCCAGACAGTGCGTCCGCCGTCGGCTACCTCCGGCGTTGTGAACACCACCTTGCCTGTCAAAGGTGTTCTCGACCAGTGGTGTCGGTGTTCCGG
Protein-coding sequences here:
- a CDS encoding FtsX-like permease family protein; this encodes MLRFAAANIRHHRGLFLGAFTTLLIGAAMIGVCAQLLATAVMAPDEGFEVQVSGSGVLDNDGAPTVATEFYTPLGSGAEDLMSVAGTVGIIACFLTGITLATTVGYVIAARRRELGILRLLGTTAPILRRLLIWEIVTLATVAGIAGVVLSIPIAPLVLGLLIDTGFVSEKFDVTGQALSLAATVVATIGVAIVGARIGSKRVLGVSPLAATRSITVTHRIPARRWALSGAALALVLVIGALGAGAPGDGAVGLGLLLPMILCGALAAVAPVAIPAIVGLLARSLDLIRGRRDGTVHLATRTARSARAATTVLAVPALLFVGIAGSVLVTIGADNTAVDLATREEVRADFVVTNPPADINWASVPDAVVDASLSTELVTTDRDTAIGLDAAGIEPVPFSSTRSVRVLDGRLEDMTGGPVPGVALSAQAASDDDYAVGQELRFATGDGVLHNLPIVAIVQGSPTLVPSILVPREWLAANAPDAVAGPAFVAAAEGVDADEILSSVRAAVPGEQVLGVAEWLSTSSSEYASGDLAGVIVVLLPAGLFCFLATVNATLMWSTTRSGTRRGLTRLGVSARAGLRIELLSAVLLMSGGLVTGLAVTAVTGVMVRTALLGSPLAEPSSLSILSLAFVVGIPVAAVAAPVLVTRLRKPGTGRRAEDPVVRSRQRHAASDLQN